The following proteins come from a genomic window of Oncorhynchus masou masou isolate Uvic2021 chromosome 25, UVic_Omas_1.1, whole genome shotgun sequence:
- the LOC135513469 gene encoding E3 ubiquitin-protein ligase znrf3-like: MCLSSLASNQLLEHHSTPPYLANQLRERHSTSPHLANQLLEHHPTPPHLANQLLENHSTPPHLANQLLEHHSTPPYLANQLLEHHSTPRHLANQLLEHHSTPPRLANQLLEHHSTPPHLANQLLEHHSTPPHLANQLLEHHSTPPHLANQLLEHQRTDRGGYTPLPLFPSSSPTPLQELRVIPCAHRFHKKCVDPWLLQHHTCPHCRHNIIEQRKGNPGSVCMDPVYSRQQRVVLPVHYPGRVHRSGQVTAYPTRTSMDPHGNPITVLTVDQHSDPQGLYPPQSAHSGAFLRDYHPHPTLHLDHSLNPHHCELQHQHLGLNPPAYPQYQQPGPRHGAFKRPKFHGRSFSRAACYSQYETMYQHYYLQGLTFPQQGEGTQGAAGVGGVTGSAGPHKDHHSMAFQGGLLYPTVVHMAASSRLAEAGSGASGPGCYHGHRSVCSGYLADCPGSDSSSSSGQCHCSSSDSTLDCTEISNQGVYGSCSTFRSSLSSDYDPYVYRSKSPCRGSQGEPGATSAGASTTCPSTAEDSLTPAPSGGHNGDSLQPQPLPGTSGFSVGDQLSSCSSRSSLEQPRDTSTTSTTSARPPEGATVDMGKGGQSGEETRGEHGLGRAGACSCCFQVLPPNMECKGQQGYQRQDSDWVGPMASSGRGCQRGAEQNFYHPGEHLLALSEQVSYEGLPYCFYKEMKVHRATGGRYNEDYAVNVQYAHHAADSDACCGVLSQRIPIIQGTDYELGLGTETLYQSSLLLASLTLGQGGDGRTGGRVDPGEGGYFTSGQFSGQANPTQEEETRVLFHPLNYTTHDASGNSKATDKGLGV, from the exons ATGTGCCTGTCTTCACTAGCCT CCAATCAGCTGCTGGAGCATCACTCTACACCCCCATATCTAGCCAATCAGCTGCGTGAGCGTCACTCTACATCCCCACATCTAGCCAATCAGTTGCTGGAGCATCACCCTACACCCCCACATCTAGCCAATCAGCTGCTGGAGAATCACTCTACACCCCCACATCTAGCCAATCAGCTGCTGGAGCATCACTCTACACCCCCATATCTAGCCAATCAGCTGCTGGAGCATCACTCTACACCCCGACATCTAGCCAATCAGCTGCTGGAGCATCACTCTACACCCCCACGTCTAGCCAATCAGCTGCTGGAGCATCACTCTACACCCCCACATCTAGCCAATCAGCTGCTGGAGCATCACTCTACACCCCCACATCTAGCCAATCAGCTGCTGGAGCATCACTCTACACCCCCACATCTAGCCAATCAGCTGCTGGAGCATcaaaggacagacagaggaggatATA ctcctctccccctgttcccctcctcctctcccacccctctacAGGAGCTGCGGGTCATCCCCTGTGCCCACCGGTTTCATAAGAAGTGTGTGGACCCTTGGCTCCTACAACACCACACCTGTCCTCACTGTAGACACAACATCATCG aGCAAAGGAAGGGGAACCCCGGCTCCGTCTGCATGGACCCAGTCTACAGCCGGCAGCAGAGGGTAGTCCTGCCTGTCCACTACCCTGGAAGGGTGCACCGTTCTGGGCAGGTGACTGCCTACCCCACCCGCACCTCCATGGACCCCCATGGTAACCCCATCACAGTGCTGACAGTGGACCAGCACTCAGACCCCCAGGGCCTGTACCCTCCCCAGTCTGCCCACTCCGGGGCCTTCCTCCGGGACTACCACCCCCACCCAACCCTGCACCTGGACCACTCTCTCAACCCCCATCACTGTGAGCTGCAGCACCAGCACCTGGGCCTCAACCCCCCCGCCTACCCCCAGTACCAGCAGCCAGGTCCCCGCCACGGCGCCTTCAAGAGGCCTAAGTTCCACGGACGCAGCTTCTCGCGGGCCGCCTGCTACTCGCAGTACGAGACCATGTACCAACACTACTACCTCCAGGGCCTGACCTTCCCCCAGCAGGGTGAGGGGACCCAGGGGGCAGCAGGCGTAGGAGGGGTGACTGGGAGCGCCGGGCCCCACAAGGACCACCACAGCATGGCTTTCCAAGGGGGGCTGCTCTACCCCACGGTGGTCCACATGGCCGCCAGCTCCAGGTTGGCTGAGGCAGGGAGCGGTGCCTCGGGGCCGGGCTGTTACCATGGCCACCGCTCGGTGTGCAGTGGTTACCTGGCCGACTGCCCGGGCagcgacagcagcagcagctctggcCAATGCCACTGTTCCTCCAGTGACTCTACGCTGGACTGTACAGAGATCAGTAACCAGGGGGTATACGGATCCTGTTCCACTTTCCGCAGCTCCCTGAGCTCTGACTACGACCCCTACGTCTACCGCAGTAAGAGCCCCTGTAGGGGGTCGCAAGGGGAGCCAGGGGCCACGTCTGCAGGGGCCTCCACCACCTGCCCCTCCACAGCCGAGGATTCCCTAACCCCAGCTCCCTCGGGGGGACACAATGGCGACAGCCTACAGCCACAGCCTCTTCCTGGAACCTCAGGGTTCAGTGTGGGGGACCAGCTCTCCAGCTGCAGCAGCCGCTCGTCACTGGAACAACCCAGGGACACCAGCACCACTAGCACTACCTCAGCCAGGCCTCCAGAGGGAGCCACAGTGGACATGGGGAAGGGAGGGCAGTCAGGGGAGGAGACAAGGGGGGAGCATGGCTTGGGAAGAGCAGGGGCATGTAGCTGCTGTTTCCAGGTGCTCCCTCCCAACATGGAGTGCAAAGGTCAGCAGGGATATCAGAGGCAGGACTCAGACTGGGTGGGGCCTATGGCCTCCTCGGGACGTGGCTGTCAGAGGGGGGCAGAGCAGAACTTTTACCACCCCGGGGAGCACCTGTTGGCTCTGTCGGAGCAGGTGAGCTATGAGGGCCTGCCCTATTGCTTCTACAAGGAGATGAAGGTTCACCGGGCCACAGGGGGGCGCTATAATGAGGACTATGCCGTGAATGTGCAGTATGCGCACCACGCTGCAGACTCGGATGCCTGCTGTGGTGTGCTCAGCCAGAGAATACCCATAATCCAGGGCACAGACTATGAGCTGGGCTTGGGGACGGAGACTCTGTATCAGAGCAGCCTACTGCTAGCCAGCCTCACCTTAGGGCAGGGGGGCGATGGGCGGACTGGTGGGCGGGTGGATCCTGGTGAGGGAGGGTACTTCACCTCAGGACAGTTCAGTGGTCAAGCGAACCCCACCCAGGAAGAAGAGACCAGGGTCCTGTTCCACCCCCTGAACTACACTACCCACGATGCATCTGGAAACAGTAAAGCTACAGACAAGGGTCTGGGGGTATGA